GATGCTGATTGGCATGTCGGAGGCGCACCAACTAGATGTGATGGTTTTGCAGATACTGCGCAAATCTGGGTTGCTAATGGACTTCTAGAGGAAGCACATGAAGATTTTGGACTTGCCAGTCACTATTTGTCGGATACTGGCAATCCGTTCCATTCAGCTGGAGCAGTTGATCAGATAGGGAATTTCGTGGAGAATCTGTTCAATACTAATAACCATGATCTGTATGAGATTTATATATCTGATCAGTGGGACAGCGGGTATGATTTTGGTGACTATGTTAGTAGCAATACTCAGGCTATTACTGTGACTGATCCAGAACAGGCAGTGAAGGATAATGCTGATTTTAGTTCTCAGTATTTTGACTATATTTGGGACGAGATAGAGAATAATCCAGATACATTTGATTCGGATATCTACGTAGCGTACTATACTGCTCAATGTGTCCGAAATACTGCAAAATGTAACCATGGATTGTATGATTACATTATGTAAGTTGATGAAATCTGAAACGGAGTTTATGTTTAAGAAGATGCCTTCAAAGGCATCTCTTTCTTTACTATTGTATCGATTCCAAAATAAGTCCGTTGCTTAGCGGGAAATTCATTGATCCGTAGATCTATTCAAAAGCCGGTATTGTGAACATACTTCGGAATCGCAGTACTATTATTTTTTTCCTATAAATGGTGATCTAAGTGGATTTTGTTAGTCATTTCATTTTGAAAGTTAAGGAGAAGATGCCTTTAGAGGCCCTTCTTTTCGTTTTACAACATATATGGCTTGCTGTTTTTGTTTTAACATTGGGCATATCGATAGGGACAGGAATTAACTTTGGTCTAGACGTAGTCGCCTTACTGATAACGCTAGGAATGTTTGTTCTGTTTTTTATGCCGATAGTCTCTATTGGACAGAATATTGTTCAGAGCAGGAAGGATATTAGAAAAGTTTTGTGCTGTGTACCTTTACTAATCGCTGCTGTGTATCAAACTCTGGTAGTTGTGTTTGGATATACTAAATTTATGATCTATGAATCTCATCCTGATTCGTTGGTTTATGCTTTACTGCTTCCGGTTCAGAGACTGGGGGAAACCGCAATCTATCCTACAACTGATAAAATATTCTACATGGGTTTTCCGTATAACCAGCTGCCTCAATTTACAGCCTATATTATCGTTTTCCCAATCAGTTTGCTTATTTACTTATTACCTTCGATAGATTATGACAGGACGAAGATCACAAAAGAAATGAAACTAATTGCTTTGCTCCCTCTCTTTTGTGTTGCTATTCCAGTAATTGTGCAGACAGTTAAAATGAAGCTGGGATTAATCGATGAGCTTATGATTCAATTTTTCTGGTCTGAGATACTCTCAAACATAAGACTAATGGGACTCTTCCTGTTAATGCCTATGTTGAGTATCCTGTATATAAGGCACTATCAAAGAACGAAAAGAACCAATGTCGAGAATTTTACGTGAACACAGAGATTTTTTGTTGTTTAGTTAAGCTGGGAAAATTTTGTCAGATTTCTGTTTTACCAGTTACTACAATAATCCATTACACCTCAACTAATTCTAATGCTTTACTTGTGGAATTTGCTCCACAGGTTTCAGAAACACCAAACTTTACCTCTGGAGAGAAAGGTCAAATTAGTCTTGGTTTAAAAATAGAGTTTTGAAATCCTTAGGACTTACGCACTTGAGATTCAAAATCATTGTCAGTAGACCTTGCTGTTAAATCGTTGGTTTAGACAGTTGAAGGTTTAGAGCCATTGTTTTTCAGTTCAACCGCGTAAGTCCTAATCCTTTATACATGGATGGTGTTTATGTGGTTTGAATTCAAAAATAGCAGAAATTTGACATTTCTGGTTCTTTTGTCAATTTGTGCGAAGCCTGTGAACTTTGTAAAGCCTAATCATTTAGAGGCTATACAAGGAAAGCAAGGAATCATATGGGTATAGGCAAGATCTCTTTGCCATGAAGCTGTGTACAACTCCAAAAACCCATATTGAACAAAATCTAAAGTGACTATGTATTTTTGACCACATTTTTTTAATCATATATGAGAATCTCAAATTAGGATTTTGACTTAAAAACCTATTCTTTTTTCCACTAACTCTGATAGACTTTCCTTTATTCGAGAGTTTCAACTTTAAATTATGCCATATATGTCGTTCTCATGCGGAAAAACAGTATGTTATATAAAGGAGTCCTCTTCGAGGACTCCCTGGATAACTATTTTAGCAGAGAAAGCACCTCAATTTGCCAATTCCTGTACTTCCTCTGCATTGACGATATTGCAAAGCACGTAGAACGTACTTTTTATACCAACAAAAGTTGGCACTTTAAATACAGTGTTTCTTCTATGATAAAACTCTTTGTTGTCAAGTGTTTCAGGAATCTTTCATATGATAAAACCATTTCTTCCTTAACAGAGGAAGAAGCTATCTTGCTTTCTTTTTATGACGAAAATGACCATATAAAACTTCCTTCTGGTGGAACCCTTCATCATTTTGTGAAGTATAGACTTGGAGAGGAAGGAGTCAATGAGATCATGATGTTGTTAGGTGAAAAAATCCTCAAACTCTCATCAGCAAAGGAAGCTAAGATTGATTCCACTCCCCTTGAAGCTTCAAGATACGATAAACATGCTGATTACAATTCTCATTATGAATGTAAAATGGATAAGGCGCATATTACAATGGTTGGAACTTATCCTGTTTTTATGACTCATACAAAGGGAGTTGCTGGTGACTCTCCAGAACTTATCACCCATATTGAAGCTCTAAAGAAGATGAACGCTGATCTCGACTTGTATTCTGCAGATGGAGGTTATGATTCATTCCTTAATCATTCTGACATTTGGTATCACCTGGATGCAAAACCGATTATCTCCTATGCCTCAAATGCCGTAATCAAAAAAGAAGGTGAAGAGGAAAGAATCAATCACTGGGTAAATAAAAAATGGAGAATCGGTGGAGATGTTCATGCACCAATGGAAAACAAACTCAAATTTCTATATGAGATTGGAAGGAAAGAGCAGGTAGGAATGTATCTGAGAAACCAGAACATGAGAGATGATGCTTTTGATGAACAGTATAAAAAGAGAGCCGAATGTGAAAAGATACATGGACATATTAAAGGTACAGTAAAATTCGATATCAGAAGAGTAAGAAATCAGAGTAGAAAACTCTACTCTCTATTGAGTTTCATATCATATCAACTACTGGTGTTGACAGAAATGCAAAATAAGGTTGGAGATAAGAATTCATTTGGGAGATACTTTTAAAGAAGTGGATATCAAATTAGATTAAAGGTTTTAAATGCTAATTTGAGATCCTCTATATATTGTTTCATTTTGTCAAGTATATATAAATACTATGAGAGTATATAGGATTTCATGGTAAAACTACAAAAAAATGAGAGCAGAGGCACATATTGGCTAACTGTGCACATTCATGCAAACTTGAATTACGCTGACTAGGTGTAGATACAGACCGATTCGCAGGTGCTACGCAACAAAGACCACAAAATGAGGTGTATTGTCCTTATTGATGCCCAATATTGGATAGCTATTCTGAGTAAGCCTGTGGGCGTAGTTTGCCGAAAATCGAATATCCTTTTCGATTACTTACAACAAAGGGTGAAGAAGCAGGTTGGGTACTGCCTGAGGGCTGTTTCACTTATTGAGTGTGAACGAATTTTCTTAATATCTCTTTATGCAAAAAATAATTAGACTAACCTGCATAGCAACCTTTTATTTCTTATAAGAAAATAATCTTTAATATATGGACTTTAATGTTAATTAATAATATAATTTTAGATTCCATTATACATAAGATCCTTTTTATATTTATTATCGAATATATTTTTACATGTTTTTTTCTACATATTTTATTAATATCTTACCTTCGAACAGTTTAAATATAATTATCCACATAATTTAAATCAAGTACTGCAGCCTGATCTGAATCACTGGAAACCTGATTTTTCCAAAAAATCAAATAGATCGACTGCAATACTTACATAGGGGGACCGGTATGGGTGCAATCACAGGAACTATAGAGACTCCAGAGAGTTTGTTCATTATTAAAGATTAGGAAATTATTATCAGACAGAATTGCAGTTCGGCAGAATTGCAATGTAATCACAACAGCCTGCATTCATTTTTCTGTGGTCAGGAGGATTTAGACTCTTTTACTTTTATAATTTACTTTTATGAGAGAACAGAGAATTATTCTTCGAGAGGTGGTAATTATAATGGCTAATCTCAGAAGAGTAAGAAAAATAAGGAAGAGTATGCCAACCATTGAGGGGGCAGGGGTGCACCTGAAGAGAGCTTTCGGATTCCGGCATGTACCTGAGTTCGATCCTTTTTTGTTATTTGATGAGTTTCATTCGGAAAAACCTGAGGAGTACATTATGGGATTTCCAAGGCACCCGCACCGAGGAGTTGAAACTATTACTTATGTCCTGCAGGGGGAAATAAGGCATGAGGACAGCCTGGGAAACAGAGGTGTAATCCGGACTGGCGAGGTGCAGTGGATGACTGCTGGAAGTGGGATTATCCATCAGGAAATGCCACAGGGAGATGAAAGCGGGAATCTATGGGGTTTTCAACTCTGGGCAAATCTTCCGTCTTCCCATAAAATGATGGAACCACGCTATCAGGGAGTTAAAAGCAGCCGAATACCCGAACTTCTTATGGAAAAGGGTCTGAAGGTAAGGATTATTTGCGGAGAAGTAAACGGCGTTGAGGGACCTGTTAAGGAAATAGCTACCGACCCCGAATACCTGGATATTACAGTCCCGGCAGAGGAGAAGTTTTTCCATATAACAGCTCCGGACCATACTGTTTTTGCATATGTTATAGAGGGAAGCGGCTATTTTGACAGGGAAAAAGACCCCTGTGCGTTTGAGGTTGAAGGAGAAAGATACCTCCATCCTGCAGGAGACTGCATAATATACCCCGAAACCCTGGTCCTCTATGGAGCTGGAGATTCCATTGAGGTAACCGCAGGGGATGAAGGAGTAAGGTTTCTTCTTATGTCCGGAAGACCTATTGGTGAACCTGTTGCCTGGTACGGCCCGATTGTCATGAATACAAAAGAAGAACTAAGAGCGGCTTTTGAGGAATACAGACAGGGGACATTTGCAAGAGACGCGGAAAGACAAACATAAACCATATAAACCCATTGTCTTTTTCATGGAGCCTGTGTCTTTACTGTACACATTTCTACGTAGATACCTTATCTTCCTGATGATGGTCTTGCTAATGGAAAGATCAGAAGTTTGCCTGAAGACTACTGAATTTTTTTGCTGATATTAACCGGACCTTAAATTAAAGTTTTCTGACTAAAGTCCTCTTTTTTGCAAGGCTTTTTACAAGGCTTTTTTGCAAGGTTTTAAATATCAAAATATGTTATTTATATCTAACATATGTTAGTTAAATCTAACTTTATGTTAGTAATTCCGAACAATATGTTGTAAATAAAAGACATACAATCATAAATATTCCATAAATATACAATCATAAATAATCCATAAATATACAATCATAAATATTCCATAAATAATCATAGTTTCAATCAGAAATCTTCGGCAAAGGCACATTAAATAATACAGGATCAAAGGCACATTAAGTAAAACCGGGTTATTAGGGGATATAAAATGAAAAATATAAAAAAAGTGTACAGATACAGGCTTATTTCAGGAATAATTCTTCTACTTGCAGGGATAATGTTGACGGTTTTTTTTGAAGGCGATTCTTCAATTCCGGTTATTTTGATAGTCATGGGAATGGTCATTTTTCTTATTACAGCATTCAGGCTTTTCAGGCAGGGGGATCTGCCAGACAGGGACGAAAGGACAAAGAAGCTTGCAGCGTACGGAATCACATATTCCTGGCTCTTTACGCTTGTGCTTATCACAGTACTTTACTGGATTGAATTCCTGAACCTTGCTGACTTTACAGCTGAAGCAATTTTAGGCATATTGCTTTTCTTTATGCTTATCTCAGCAAATGTTTTCAGGTGGTTTTTCATGCAAAAAGGCGATGTGGAATAAAGACCTGCGGAGGATAAAGGGTGAAAACAAGGATCAAAGAGTTACGGGCAAGGCATGACCTGACCCAGGAAGCTCTTGCAAACCTGGTGGGGGTTCGGAGAGAAACTATTGTTTTTCTGGAAAAAGGGAAATATAACCCCTCTCTGAAACTTGCCTGCAGGATAGCCAGATCTCTGGATACCACAATTGATGAACTGTTTATCTTTGAGGACACTGACTTTGAATAAACCCCAATGAAAGAAGAATTATTTTAAAAAAATGATATCAGTCTTGTAAGGGCTTTTTTGAAATTAATTTTGAACTGAAATTATCCGGGAATACTTCACCTTCATTCTGCTAAAGTAATTGCCTTATTTTTTAAGTTCTAATGAGAGAGTACAATTTCTAAAAAGAAAGCGAAATTAAATAAGTTTTTAAAGAACATGTTATATTAAATAAGCAAGTCATTCAGGAGAAAACATGGAAAATACATTGATTGCCTTCCAGAATGTCTGGAAAACTTATCAGATGGGAGAAGTTCAGGTCAATGCTTTGAAAAATGTGAGCGTGAAGCTTGGAAGAGGGGAATTTGCCGCAATAATCGGGCCCTCAGGAAGCGGGAAGTCTACAATGATGAACCTGGTTGGCTGTCTTGATATCCCTTCAAAGGGCAAAATTTTCCTGAAAGGCAGGGATATATCCCTGCTTCAGGAATCTGACCTTGCCGCCCTCAGAGGCAGGACAATAGGATTTGTTTTCCAGCAGTACAACCTGATTCCCGGGATGACGGCTCTTGAGAACGTTCTTCTGCCCCTTGAAATCCAGGAAATGGATGACAGAATTGCGGAAAAAAAAGCAAAGGAACTTCTTAACCTCGTGGGGCTCTCGGACAAGATGCAGAATAAGCCTTCACAGCTTTCAGGAGGGCAGCAGCAGAGAGTTTCTATTGCAAGAGCACTTGCCTGCGATCCCGAAATAATCCTTGCTGACGAGCCGACAGGTGCGCTTGACAGCATAACCGGTCAGGAAGTGATTTCAATCCTTTACAGGCTCTGGAAGGAAAAAAACAAAACAGTAGTTATGGTCACACACGACCTGCACCTTGCACAGTATGCCAGAAGGCACATTCAGCTCAAGGACGGAGAGATGGTCAGGGACAGCCCTAACAAAGAACAGATCAGCCCTGAAACCTGAACCACACAATAAATTCAGTTTAAGGAGAGAACCGGGTAAAGTAACAACTGGACAAATTTCATTCCATATTCAAAATGGTTTTTCTGTTAAAATTTCTCGAAAATAGACAAACCGGAGTAATCGACAAACCGGAGTAAACCGAGGTATCCAAAAATGGGTGACAAACAAATTAGCCTTATATTCATTTTTCTTCTGGGTTTTCTTTTATGCAGCGGAACTGCCCTGGCTGCGAGTGACTTTAATTCAAGCTCAAGCCTCGATAAAGGCCTGAGTGTTGACCTGTTAAACCAGGACCCTGATCCCGTGAAACCCGGAGATGTGCTTGAAGTAAGGATTGCTATAGAAAATACAGGTTATAAGGATGTAGAGAACTGTTTTGTGAGAATAGAGCCGGATTACCCTTTTAAGGCTCTTTCAGGGGAAGACCTTGTAAAAAAGATAGGCACACTCGGAAAACGCTCTGAAAATGACCGCAGAAAAGTCCTGAAGTTCAAAGTAGGAGTTGAAAACGATGTCAATGAAGGCACTTATCCCCTGAAAGTTTACCTTTACTCAACAGATACGAAAAATAAAGTTTCCCTTAACAGGGAGCTAAAAATTGATATTGACAGCGAATCAAACGCTGAAATAGAATATATCAGTGTTGAGAAACTGATACCAGGAGAGAAGACAGAACTTACTTTCGGCATAAAAAACGTAGGAAATTCCCCCTTAAAAAACTCAATGTTTTCCTGGGAATGCACAAATGACGTGATCCTGCCCGTAGGCTCGAGCAATGTCAAGCACGTTAACCTGATTGATGTCGGAGAAACTGCCAATGTCAGCTTTGAGGTTCTGACCAATGTGAATACAAAGCCCGGTCTCTATAAACTGGACATGATTCTGACATACGACGACATTGAAGAACTTCAGACAATAACGGAAGCAGGCACTGTAGAGAACGAGAAGCGCAAGACAATCAAAAGCAAAGCAGGGATCTACATAGGAGGGACCACGGATTTCGACATCGCTTTTATGGAAAGGGGACCCACAGGCACCTACACATTTTCAGTATCTAATATAGGTAATAATGGTGCAAACTCGGTAAAGGTTTCTGTCCCGCTTCAGGAGAACTGGACCGTGATTGACGGCGGCAATTCAGTGGTTCTCGGTAACCTGGCAAAAGGGGACTATACAATTGCAGATTTCAACCTGAAACCTGCAACTGTTGGAAAAGAGCTGCCTCTTAAATTTGAAATCAGTTACACCTCCAGTGACGGGATCAGGCAGGTAGAGGAAAATGTGATCTCACTTTACGCATCCTCTTCAACTCAGTCAAAAGGATCCTCGATGACAGACGAAAACAGTAAGTCAGGCATACTGTCGTATAAACTCTTCTTCCTTCTCCTGCTCGGTGCTGTGGGCTTTTTTATTTATAAACAGCATCAGAAAAAGGTGGTAGAAAAGAATGCCAGAGAAAATTTGACCAGCGAAAGCCAGATAGACGAAAAGAAAACAGGTGAATAAATCCTGAACCCGGATCTGTGGTTCCATGAAACTGGCAAAGATTTTGAAAATTGCCCTAAATATGGTCAGAGCTAATAAGCTGAGGAGCTGGCTGACCATAATAGGGGTTATCATAGGCATTGCCTCGGTAATGGCAATCGTTACGACCGGGGAGTATTTTCAGGAACAGGTTACGGAAACCCTTGAGGGGCTTGGGGGGGATACTATTACCATAGTAGCCTCAGTCCCTTTTGAAATTTATTCTGAAGAAGATATGGAGTATGAAGAAAATTCAGAAGAAATTCCGGGAGAATCCGGGGCAACAATTGCAGGGACCGGAGAGGGACCTGAGAACTTCACTTCTGAGCCCATGGAAATCGAACCCGAAACAGAGGCAGCACTCACAAGAAAGGATGTATTTGTTCTGAGGAGCATTCCGGCTGTTGAATATGTAAACGTCAACGTCCAGACAGGAGCGCAATTGAAATTCGGAAGCGAGTCAACTTACGTCTGGGTTAATGGTGTTGATCCCGGCGTCTGGCCTCACATTACAAAGAAGAAGATAGGAGAGGGCAGGATGCTGGCACCCGGAGACAGGGCAGTTGTGGTTATTTCAAGCGAACTTGCAAAAGGGACTTTTGAAAAGGAGATAAGGCTTAACCAGATGATCCCCTTAAACGGAAAATCCTATCGTGTAGTGGGGATACTGGCTAAGGACGGAGGGCTTTTAGGAGGTATGGGAGGGCTTTTTGGAAGCAGTGTTTATATGCCGTACCAGGAGGTCTACTCTCTGCAAAATAATGAAGAGGACCTGTCTGAAAGAGAGCAGGATGTATATGATAACATAGAGATCAAGCTCCATGATGAGGCAGATTATGACGCAGCCCTTCAGGAGATAGAGCGCAAATTAAGGCTTGCAAGAAGAGTTACTGAAGATAAGCAGGACTTCTATGTCAGCTCCTCAAAAGAGACAATTGAAAGTACGCAAAAATTGATTAACGGACTTACATCATTTCTAGCCTTCATTGCAGGCATTTCCCTTCTTGTCGGTTCAACAGGGATCGCTAACACAATGTTTACTTCCGTGCTTGAGAAGACGAAGGAAATCGGGATTATGAAAGCGATAGGAGCAAAGAATAGCGATATAATGATGATTTTCCTTTGCAATGCTGCAATGATCAGCCTTGTAGGCGGAATGATAGGTATCCTTCTGGGCACAGCTGCTGTCCAGCTGATTCTTTTCTTTATTTCAGTAAAAATGAACGTTCCTTTTGAATTTGCCCTCAGCCTGAAAGGCACAGTTATTGCAACCCTGGTCTCCATAGCAGTCGGGCTGATTGCAGGCCTTGTACCGGCAAAGAATGCATCCGAATTGAAACCGGTTGACGCTCTCAGATATGAATGAAAAAATCAAAACTGGCAGCAAGATTCAGCTCTGTTTTTGGAGCCGGCATGAAGAAAGTAAAAGAAATAAAGAAAAGCAGAGAAATGAAGAAAAGCAGAGAAATGAAGAAAAGCAGAGAAATGAAAAAAATATAAATATATACATTTTATATAAATATATAATTTCATGTAAAAAGCTCTATATAATCTAAAAAATGTTTAGTTGATGTTTTATATGGAGAGGATAAAAAATGGATAGTCTAAAATTATTTAAGCAGGTTACTGATGCGATTACCACAATCATCCTTTATGTACTGCTGCTTGCATTGATTGTGGGAATGGCAAAAACCCTGCTTGAGATTCGCTTTATTGTCTTTGAGTCTCTAGAAAGCGGATTCAATCACATGGTAACAAGCGTACTGACAGTTTTTATTGTTATTGACCTTTTCAAAGCCTTTGTTGATTATCATGAACATGAC
This window of the Methanosarcina mazei S-6 genome carries:
- a CDS encoding transposase; protein product: MRKNSMLYKGVLFEDSLDNYFSRESTSICQFLYFLCIDDIAKHVERTFYTNKSWHFKYSVSSMIKLFVVKCFRNLSYDKTISSLTEEEAILLSFYDENDHIKLPSGGTLHHFVKYRLGEEGVNEIMMLLGEKILKLSSAKEAKIDSTPLEASRYDKHADYNSHYECKMDKAHITMVGTYPVFMTHTKGVAGDSPELITHIEALKKMNADLDLYSADGGYDSFLNHSDIWYHLDAKPIISYASNAVIKKEGEEERINHWVNKKWRIGGDVHAPMENKLKFLYEIGRKEQVGMYLRNQNMRDDAFDEQYKKRAECEKIHGHIKGTVKFDIRRVRNQSRKLYSLLSFISYQLLVLTEMQNKVGDKNSFGRYF
- a CDS encoding pirin family protein — its product is MANLRRVRKIRKSMPTIEGAGVHLKRAFGFRHVPEFDPFLLFDEFHSEKPEEYIMGFPRHPHRGVETITYVLQGEIRHEDSLGNRGVIRTGEVQWMTAGSGIIHQEMPQGDESGNLWGFQLWANLPSSHKMMEPRYQGVKSSRIPELLMEKGLKVRIICGEVNGVEGPVKEIATDPEYLDITVPAEEKFFHITAPDHTVFAYVIEGSGYFDREKDPCAFEVEGERYLHPAGDCIIYPETLVLYGAGDSIEVTAGDEGVRFLLMSGRPIGEPVAWYGPIVMNTKEELRAAFEEYRQGTFARDAERQT
- a CDS encoding helix-turn-helix transcriptional regulator; amino-acid sequence: MKTRIKELRARHDLTQEALANLVGVRRETIVFLEKGKYNPSLKLACRIARSLDTTIDELFIFEDTDFE
- a CDS encoding ABC transporter ATP-binding protein; translation: MENTLIAFQNVWKTYQMGEVQVNALKNVSVKLGRGEFAAIIGPSGSGKSTMMNLVGCLDIPSKGKIFLKGRDISLLQESDLAALRGRTIGFVFQQYNLIPGMTALENVLLPLEIQEMDDRIAEKKAKELLNLVGLSDKMQNKPSQLSGGQQQRVSIARALACDPEIILADEPTGALDSITGQEVISILYRLWKEKNKTVVMVTHDLHLAQYARRHIQLKDGEMVRDSPNKEQISPET
- a CDS encoding COG1361 S-layer family protein; protein product: MGDKQISLIFIFLLGFLLCSGTALAASDFNSSSSLDKGLSVDLLNQDPDPVKPGDVLEVRIAIENTGYKDVENCFVRIEPDYPFKALSGEDLVKKIGTLGKRSENDRRKVLKFKVGVENDVNEGTYPLKVYLYSTDTKNKVSLNRELKIDIDSESNAEIEYISVEKLIPGEKTELTFGIKNVGNSPLKNSMFSWECTNDVILPVGSSNVKHVNLIDVGETANVSFEVLTNVNTKPGLYKLDMILTYDDIEELQTITEAGTVENEKRKTIKSKAGIYIGGTTDFDIAFMERGPTGTYTFSVSNIGNNGANSVKVSVPLQENWTVIDGGNSVVLGNLAKGDYTIADFNLKPATVGKELPLKFEISYTSSDGIRQVEENVISLYASSSTQSKGSSMTDENSKSGILSYKLFFLLLLGAVGFFIYKQHQKKVVEKNARENLTSESQIDEKKTGE
- a CDS encoding ABC transporter permease, producing the protein MKLAKILKIALNMVRANKLRSWLTIIGVIIGIASVMAIVTTGEYFQEQVTETLEGLGGDTITIVASVPFEIYSEEDMEYEENSEEIPGESGATIAGTGEGPENFTSEPMEIEPETEAALTRKDVFVLRSIPAVEYVNVNVQTGAQLKFGSESTYVWVNGVDPGVWPHITKKKIGEGRMLAPGDRAVVVISSELAKGTFEKEIRLNQMIPLNGKSYRVVGILAKDGGLLGGMGGLFGSSVYMPYQEVYSLQNNEEDLSEREQDVYDNIEIKLHDEADYDAALQEIERKLRLARRVTEDKQDFYVSSSKETIESTQKLINGLTSFLAFIAGISLLVGSTGIANTMFTSVLEKTKEIGIMKAIGAKNSDIMMIFLCNAAMISLVGGMIGILLGTAAVQLILFFISVKMNVPFEFALSLKGTVIATLVSIAVGLIAGLVPAKNASELKPVDALRYE